Sequence from the Scomber scombrus chromosome 1, fScoSco1.1, whole genome shotgun sequence genome:
GTCCCGACTCACAAGtcagaattaaaaacaaataacataaatgtatctttatcatTTATTGACTTGTGAAAGGATGTGACTCTTGGGAACACTTCTCTAGTTGTGCTAAGAGCTTTAGGAGAGAGGATGGGTTGTATGGGAAAAGTTTCTTGGTCTGTAGCCTGGTCACCACTTTTCTGAGCTCTGACAGACAGAACACTGCTCTGGCTGATGCTTCACAGAACACCTTTCCTGAATGTTCACTCTGTACCACAGACGGTGGCGACCCTCTCGGTCTTCTTTCCAGTGATGAGTTAGGGTCACTCGGTGCATCTGTTGAGTCAGATGTCAAATATTGTGTTTGTCTGATAGAACCTGGTGGTCTACATTTATCCTGTCTGAAGTCCCAGTCACTAAATCTACTTTGCTTACATACAGACACCTCTGGTCCCATCAGCCTTTGACAGGTTTCCTCTGAAACCTCCATGTTATCAGGATCAGACTCGTCAGAGCTGTCATAGTCTACAAGGCGAAGCCCCGGAGCCATGGGCTGGAAACGAAAGCCGGATTCCACTCGATCTCGGCAAGACCCGGTTCCTGTCTTCCGTTCATATGTCAGCCCAGACCCAGTAGCATCACAAGAAACGGTCGGTGACATTCTTTGGCATGCAGCAGCAAAACCCTGCCAGTCAGCACCGAGGTACTTAAGGTACCGCACAAAGTAGTCCAGAAAGCAGGTTTCTGTGGAAATGAGAAAATCGAGGAGGATGCTGTGGTCGAAGGATATGCTCTGGAGCAGAAGCAGGAAGTGGCAGTGAGGGTTGCAGCCAGAGACGCAAGCTCCTGCCAGCACTGCAAAGTCATCCAATCCAGAACACAGTCTGCAGGGAGAGATAAGAAGTTCATTGTCAGTTCAGTCTGctaaagccaaaaaaaaaaagaaaagagagaaagaaagaaagaaagaaaagtacaCTATTTGCGCTGTGTATCTGTTGTACCTGTGATGGAGGAATATGGTGAGCAAAGCTTTGGCTGCTTCCATCATGTCATCATCCTGTTCTCCAAACAGCACACTGaccaagcagcagcagtgaatgTCCTCAGTCTGCTGGACACTGCACCGTCTCAGGAAGCCCCACATAGTCTGTAGATACCCATTATCCTCTGTGGCACCATGCAGTCCTGCTGGAACAGGACAGAGGTAGGGTATGAAGCATCTACACCCTTCGGGTCATCTGGGATAGACTTACTCACTGTTCCCATGGTTAGAAAATAAGCAAGAAAaagcaacctttttttttctatgccCACCTGTGAAGCAACCTTCCTGAATACCTGAGATCAGTCAAAACTCTCATTTAAATCAGGGCTTGTTTAATGCAGATGGAAGATTGAAAATTTGATACCtgttcaacctttttttttttttttaattttttcaaattttatttaaacattggCTCAAACAACACCAGGGCTGTAGCCATAACTACATCTACAGCTTCTATGTGAATCACCACTCTATTGTGGACATCACTTTCACTCACCTTTTCTATTAATGATATTATGCTATTTGTAGttctaaatgtaatgttttttattttatagaattgtttctttcttttctcttcatttttattgtactgtccctgccaaataaatcttaaataaaataaaataatttaagtaTGCAAAAATAGAGGTatcatatttgatttatttatgtggctcaggaggtagagcggttgtccaCCAATTGACAGATcagcggtttgattcccggctcctccagtccacatgtcgtttgtccttgggcaagatacttaaccccaaattgctcccaatggctgtgTCAAcagtgtatgtatgtctgtgagTGTTAGTCtcaaagcgctttgagtggtcatgaagactaaaatagagctgtattagtacagtccatttaccagttattatacagtacagtgtgccCCTGTTGTGATTGTTACATGGATTCTCACCTGATCCATCAGCTGTTTGGATGTGAATCTCAAGGGACTTGAGAAGAAGCAGGCAGATGGCTCTCAACATCACACAGTCTGGTTTCTGACTTTCACCACCTTTGCCCAGATTATTCCCCCCAAAGAAAGGGGTAGACTCCACTTGAACACAATGTAACCAATCAGCACCAACTGCCTGTAACACACTCTGAGCCAGCATACTCATATCAGAGGTGAAGTGTTCATGCTTCAGCCCAGTAGACAACACTTCTCCTAAAGCCCAATCCTCTCCAGCCTTCTGAAGCACGGCTCTCTTCAGTAGCAGCAGCACTCGCTTTTTGACAAAATGCTCCGACGAGCTGCTGCTGACTATTGTCAGGAATGCCGaggagtgaatgtgtgtaagtCGCTGACTCCGCAGACAGACTCCAGCTCCACATATTACACCGGATGCCGTCAGAACCTCCAGTAGGTCTAAGAGGAGGCAGAATGTTGTACCCCAGTGTGTGCTGCGGGTCAGATCCACTGAACACTGAgttacctcctctctctctacaggAAGAAACTTTGAGCATAAAGCACAAAGGCTGGAGTCAAAGGCTGCCAGGACTTTCACAAGAATCTGTGATCTCTCTGGAAGAAAGaagatgcatttaaaatgaGAGATTATAAACATGACAAGATTCACACTGTTAGCACCATAGTGGGCATCACTCACTAGCTTACACACAATTTTATGTGCTACCATTTTAGTAACTAAAGTACTACAAAGTTCTTCCCACTCCAGAAAATCCAATAAGTAGGTACTGTATGTGGgatcataaataataaagatcTATGAGTGTGAAAGGACCAAAAATATCCTGCACTTTGTAGGAAGTTCCCTGATGAAGGTCTGAGGACCAAAGTGTTGTTAATAAAGCTTCATTTGTGAAGCAACATGCCTCCGGTAGCAGCTTCTATAATGTgacaattttctttattttcatcagGAGCATTTTTAACAGAGGGCATTGcgacatgtcacagtaggaaaaggaCAGGTGTTAATAAAAGTAATGGTGGGtgaattcatttatttgcttcagtttcagggttgtggtattgtgcatgcatcacacctgtgctttttcctACTTCTTCAAGTCATTCTGACTGTCTGCTGTGAAAGAAAGGCCTGTTTAAAACTCAATTGGTCTTTTGTTgctctgacaaaaaaaagacattttgaagaCATGTCAGAGACTGGGCAGCTCAACAAAAAAGTTGCATGAAGAATACTGAAAAGAAAATTGACAGATTCTTCTCATACTGTGTGTGCAAAACGAACAGGTTTTTACCTCCATAAGCTCCCTTAAGAAGTCTTTTTAAGACTTCAGTCAGTGACCACAGACAGGCATCCAGTTCAGTACAGACGGGTGAGCTATGAAATGCCTGCACACACTTCTGCTGCCAGGCAGGACTAACCGTACcctgagaaaatgaaagaatgcAGTATATTGTAAATGTTAGATCATAGTACAGTAGTatcatgtgtcagtgtgtcagtatCGTATGCTGCTACAGTATATGGCACTGGTATTGGACAAATAATCACTGGTCTATGGTCTATGTCTTGTTCTTCAGGTTCTGCGGTCTAGCGTATCAAATTTAGACTAAAGTGGTGGATGTAGTGGACACCACATTAAAGTGCCTAGTCTCAACTATAATTTCAGTAGGTTTACATTGATGTAGAAAGAACAATGTGGGAGATATAGCCCTTTCAAAAGTAATTGGGCACTTGGCTACTAAATGTTTGTtgggcagctgtgtgtgtttcagtgttagTTCAACACAAAAGAGCTCACATGTGGCTAAGAGTCCTACAAATAGCCTTAGTTAGCCAACAGCAAACAAagcacttcacttcactttctTAAAGACGGTTCCTCTGTGATCCACATGACTTTTCTGGTCAGCCAGTAAGTAAACAACCAGCATTTTATTTTAGCTGTTTAACAACCTGTCAGCACCAGTACCAAACCCATCATTTTATAAAGTACTGGACATCAAGTTAAGCCCAAGTGACATGTTTTCCCAGATGAATGGTGTTCTACAGGCCCTGGTCAGCCTTTATAACAGACCACACAGCTAAGCTGGTACAATTTGGTTCCAGAATATTGTGTAACAGTAAAGCTCCATCAACCACACTGCACAGACAAGAGTTACATGGCTACAATAagaaatcacaaacacacagcataaCAGTCACGTACTGATTGACTGGGGGTGCTCAGTAGTTTAAGGTCTGTATTGCAGTAGGGGGAAAGCTGTTGAGTTAGTTTGTCCTAGACAGCAGTAATTAGCTCTTCCTGAAGGGTAACAGCTGGAACAAAAGCTGAGCTGGATGAGTGTTGGTTTTTGATAAAGGGATTGTATTGCCGAACCTATTAACAATCCTGACTGGAGTCTTTTGTGATATTGGCTGTCTGAACCGTTGTACCAGACCTTTATAGATCATGTGAGGATACTTTGAATTATTGCTTCACCCTGAATTTCTTGATGAGTTCATAtatggttgtttttattatgtgttcTGTGTTGAGGTCCCATTTGACTGTATTGCAGATGTGGGCACCAAGAAATTTGAACGAGGCAGTGATGGATATGGGGTTGCCTATGATTATAATGAGGGTTTTGCAGTGTGGTTTGTGATTGAAGAAGTCAATGATAGGTTTGTGAATTGTGGATCGACAGAGCTGCACTTACACATAGAGTACATCATGGAGGTAACTAAATCTATCCAAAAAAATTCCCTCCAGAGCATGTGGGCATCATTGCTGACGTCCACACTGGACTTAACGCATCTCTACTCAAAGGTGCCGACCACGTATTGAAGAGCTAAGGACTGGATGCTTTGTGACGAGTCTGTTACCACTACAGTCACAGATTCACTACAGAGGGGTGCAGCTGCGCTAATTatcaaacaatgaaaataaatgattttataataataaatgataattaaaaaattaaaattaaaatgtgacgGGCTATAATAGattatgacatcatttttaCAGCTCTGTCCGTCAAAATGATGCACAATGAAAAAGTCTAATGCAATCACTGCCTGGCATGATATTATCAGCGATGATACACAGACTGAACTTTCTCATTAGTTTAAGAACTCAATCATCAGACTATAGTAAAATGATTTCATTGCCAAAATGTAATCATCCCAGGCAAGTTATTTAAATTCTATGTTCCTACAGTGTGGAAAAGAGGACTTGAGTAAAATTCAACAAATTCATCAGACCACATTACATCCTTCAGTAGGACATCCATCCTAAACATACAGCCATAGCTTTTCAGGGTGAAGAGATGGAAAATCCTCGACTGGCCAAATCAGTCTGATCTCAATCCCACTGAGCAACTGGTTTGTTACatagaaccatctgagaagttgcTCTTGGAAACGGTTTGGAAAAGTGCAGTTACGTTCAGAAAATACTGGTGACTGGATgtaccatctgtctatcacggGCTATCGCTTCTTGCTGTTGTCAAACCTAAACCACACTCATCGCTGCCACTGTGGAGGCAGAATCGTCCACATCGCATCTaaaaatctttcatttttgttgttgacacCTCTAGTTTTAGTAATAGAGCCTATGTTAAGATGTTAGGTGGTTAGCAGTGGCGGCTGGCCAATAGAGGGCGATAGGGAGCCGCCCTCCCtagtgtttttgatttttattttaaaaataaaaaaattaaaatgaacaataatcacttattttaagtaaattgtgtgtttaaattcGCAACAACatatcatatataaaatataaatcataattttcTGAGAAAAAAGCTCCCTACTGAGTGGCTGGGGCGACAGAAAAATCGGCCAGTCAGTGCAGCAGCCAGCCAATTACTGACTAGAGATTCGCACATAGCAACAGGAATTTATCCAATCAGCGTCATCGATTCTGATGCCTTAAGGGCGATAAAGATATCGCCCCAAGGCAAGTTTGCAGCCGCAGGTGATAGTGGGATTTCTGGTGacattgctgctgtgatgtgatgtctcTGCCACAAGGGGGCACTGCTGTAACAGTCAACAgctttgtgtgtaaaaaaaaaagttatttgtttCCAATTTGGTTCTAaacttgtgtttgtgcaatattatttatgttttgtatagGAATGCCTCAAGTTATTAATATTGCCATTAAATAATTACTATTTCACAGAGCACTGGTATCCAGCCGTTTATGTTCAATTGTTTTGGGATGGTTATTGAAACTGAGTTAATAGGCTAtatgcacagctccactacttcctgaactcaatacagctcctttattttcctatcttacattattggacaaactgattaatccaggtgtgtctgaccGTTGTTGTTTTCACTagtgaggtcagacacacctggattaatcagtttgtccaataatgtaagacaggaaataaaggagctgtATTGAGTTCAGGAAGTAGTGTAGCTGTGCATAAAGTTCATAAAGCACAGCCCCATCTAGAATATTtttcaccagccgccactggttgTTAGGATGTTTTGTGTTGACTGCTTATATTGTATACAAGGAACGGTGATGGCTGACTTGATGATTTTTGTAAAAAGTTTTCATAaggtaaaaaaaagtgtttaaattcatgattttaatataaaagttggTGATGGGTTAGCTAAATGTTTTTGCAATAAAGAAAGTTTATCAGTAAGTGTTTAACAACAGATTGCACATAAAAATTAAGTAAATATTTACCCTAATTTAGCTAAAACATcagggcttctaaaatccagACTACAGCCGTGGGTACTCACAGATTTGTGGAGCTCATAGAAAACATAAGTTGATACACTCTTTGCTGTCAGATGAGAGATAATCTGCTCCTCAGCCTGGAACTGATGAACCTGTGGGATAGTGGGATCTTTAGATGTCAcaatagaaaatatgtttttgtgtttttactcagTCCGAGGGAACTCGGGGCACTCACAAGCTGTGACATCAGATCCATCTCCTCAAACAACACCCTCAGGATCTCTACGCAGTATAACGTGACCTGCGGGGTCAGGCTCTGTGCCGTCAGGCTGGAGATCATCTTCTTCACCAAAGTGAGACTGATGCAGGTCAGCTCCACGCTCTTGTCATAGCAATCCTCTCTGTCATCTCCGGTCAACCGTCCACACACTCCTGCATATATCACACTCGCCAGATCCGCAACACATTGACTGGGACATGATCCGCTCTGAAAACATCTGTATGCAGCTGTAAGGCAATCTGAGCGCGCTGTCATGTCTATGACAGAATTCCCGCGGCTCCCGGAGTCCTCCATGATGCTTCTGCTTCCGTGTGATTCCCTGCCATGTGATACACACGGAAGCAGTACTATAACAAATAGTTCCAGAATCTACGTCAAGTCACCGAGAAGTAAAAAGGGTAAGACCGGATGTGTACTTCTCTGACCTtcaaaataagtcaaataatTATCCAGTGAAATCAAATCATAccaaatagtatttttttttgtcattgttatttcttttacattttcatttctgaGGGACTTCTTTAAAGGTTTGGACAATTCTGAAATGTcataaaagaatgaaaacattattttgtttctATGATTCAGATTGTGCTTTTTTAGAATGGGAGCATGAATAAAAGATGTGTTAGATAAATCCCTGACatggttttatttattctgttctCCTTCACTTTTGGAGCTGGATACAATAGATGGGAGGTAAACCCTTTAGTATTCAGATCAGCAGAGAGGATCAGCAAGACATCTAGTCAGAGAGCAGCATATGACATTGCTGAATTGTTCCTACCATTTTTTTACGGATCTCAAACAATCTAACCACTTTAACTTcacataatgttaaaaaataagatCTCTGCAGGGTTACCAGGTTTGTGTGATAAATGACTGGTGTAGAATCTAAAGTTTTTATAGTTTGAACTTTCCAAATTTCACAGAATTGAAAATGACTTCACTGGACAAAACTTTATTATTACAGAAATTAGGTATTGTTACCTAATTTGCGGATGCTGCTcagactgttgttttattaaataattaatcaaaataaaactgaacaggAAGTTTACCCAGGCAgctgtgtatctgtctgtatCTATATATCAGTGCTAACCAGTGATCTCCAAACAATGTGCTGATAAGAAAGGAATGCAGCTTTTGTGATGTAGAAACACTTAGTGAGAAATTAGTAAAGACAGAGATCATCAATGTCTTCTATCTTATTTTACTCCTTATGGAGAAATTCAAATGTACGTTCAATTTAAACATTCACATTACACTAAATTTCATTTCATAACATGagatatctaaaaaaaaaaaaaaaacatttctcagaGATGCTGTGTAGATATGACTGTTATTCATATTGCTATTGAATCTAATTAGTGctcttttttcttgattttgcATATGTCTTTTATGGCATATATGTCTTATATGGTCTTATATGTCTTATATCATGGTCATCAAAAGCCAGCTGAGGGTCAAACCTCAAACAGTTTTTATGCAAAAGCCATTACTGTTCCAAATGCTCTGAAAACCTGATTTTGTACAGTTGCAATAACACTTTTCCTGTGCAATATTAAGGGACATTGTGCAATAATGACGACAGCATGTGGAATGTCTTGTGTGTATTAAGTGTTTCCCCTTCCTATTAGTTTTAGtactattttctttttaaatattgttatgggcccgcaggtggtcgagtggttagagcgcatgccacatacgcagccgaccccggttcaaATCCTGGTcggaggacctttgctgcatgtcacacacacacacacacccatgttccctgtctgtctactgctaaataaaataattattatttttattcgtCTTCTTCCCTTCTACCTCTAGTTTAGTGactgagaaagaaaaggggacGTCATGGCCTTTAAAGGGGAGATGAGGTACAGTATAGGGGATGACTGAGTTCCAATAAGGAGAGATTCAGTTTTGCTACATTTTAACTGGAgaaaactctttttttgttttttattacaaaatgttttattac
This genomic interval carries:
- the lins1 gene encoding protein Lines homolog 1; protein product: MEDSGSRGNSVIDMTARSDCLTAAYRCFQSGSCPSQCVADLASVIYAGVCGRLTGDDREDCYDKSVELTCISLTLVKKMISSLTAQSLTPQVTLYCVEILRVLFEEMDLMSQLVHQFQAEEQIISHLTAKSVSTYVFYELHKSGTVSPAWQQKCVQAFHSSPVCTELDACLWSLTEVLKRLLKGAYGERSQILVKVLAAFDSSLCALCSKFLPVEREEVTQCSVDLTRSTHWGTTFCLLLDLLEVLTASGVICGAGVCLRSQRLTHIHSSAFLTIVSSSSSEHFVKKRVLLLLKRAVLQKAGEDWALGEVLSTGLKHEHFTSDMSMLAQSVLQAVGADWLHCVQVESTPFFGGNNLGKGGESQKPDCVMLRAICLLLLKSLEIHIQTADGSGLHGATEDNGYLQTMWGFLRRCSVQQTEDIHCCCLVSVLFGEQDDDMMEAAKALLTIFLHHRLCSGLDDFAVLAGACVSGCNPHCHFLLLLQSISFDHSILLDFLISTETCFLDYFVRYLKYLGADWQGFAAACQRMSPTVSCDATGSGLTYERKTGTGSCRDRVESGFRFQPMAPGLRLVDYDSSDESDPDNMEVSEETCQRLMGPEVSVCKQSRFSDWDFRQDKCRPPGSIRQTQYLTSDSTDAPSDPNSSLERRPRGSPPSVVQSEHSGKVFCEASARAVFCLSELRKVVTRLQTKKLFPYNPSSLLKLLAQLEKCSQESHPFTSQ